Below is a window of Chelmon rostratus isolate fCheRos1 chromosome 23, fCheRos1.pri, whole genome shotgun sequence DNA.
TGATGCTGAGCAGGCTGCAGTCTCTGGCGTAGGCCTCCTGGAACTGACAGTTCAGACCGTCCACCGCAGGGTATTTGCACAAAGTGTCGATGCAGGCGTTTACGTAGGACTCTGGGTCGGTGTGGTTGTGACAGGCGGTGAAGGGCTCCTCCAACAGGAGGTTACAGCTGTTCCACAgatgtgaagagacagaaagggagacagaaggaTGAAGTCCAGTCAGCGCTGTGTTACGTTCTATAACTGGGAATAAACCTAAACACGGGACAGCTGTTGAAGCTTCATGTCACACAGatttctgttcacacaaaatgtgattaacTCTGTTCCCCAAATGAGTTCAGGTGTGTTTATCTCCCATCCCTcctcacatcacatgacattcaACATGTGATGGAACATGTCATTCAGCACACAGATGGAAGTAGAATACAGAGAGATGTTTCTTCTGCTCACCGTTCAGTCATCATGGTGCAGTTGATGgaactgtcagcagtgtcaTTGTACTGCACCTCACAGCTAGAGGGCGACACACAACACAAGGTGAGGACTGTTCCCCTGCTCTGACTTattcagataaacacaaacacactttctgagTGTTATAGATACACATtagctttgtgtctttgtttcagtccacaAGTCAAAAGGCAGAAgaacctttcttctttttcaagaGGCGTCCAGATCATTTCAAAGTCAAGTCCTGGAAATGCTCATTGTTGTGAGACAACCAAGAAATCACAACGTACAGAGTCAACCAAAATATTAAGAGTCCAGACAAGTTAAGATGTGTTCAGGAACTGAATTTCAATATGAGACTACAAAGTACATTGAACCCTGTGATCAACAGCATTCAGTGGGTTGTGATTGAGgtctcacctgctgccaatGTCCTCAGGAAGTCTCTCATCACTCACAGACGTGCTGGAGTTGGCACACAATCCCCCCAGTTCTGGATCTAGTTCAGCAGGTCCTGGACAGGTTCAGAACAGGATGTGGGTCAGATCAGTATCAACGTTCATACTGGGTGAACAGCAGCTCACTAAAGGACAGCTGAGTTTAGTCCTGATGCCCCAGATGAGGGCTGAGCACCACAATTACTAGTCTTATCCTGTGTGGTGAGTGGCAGGATTTCAGTTTCTGTACCTGTGTAGAAGATCAGTGCAGTGTTCCCATCAAAGAAGACCAAAGTAATGGACTCGGAATGCCACACGTAGACTGTGACTCCAGTCGGGTTCACAAAGATCAACACACTGTTTCCCAGAATAGCCAAGCCGTTGATGGTCAGTGTTGTGTTCCCCTCctgcatcacagcagagagacaaagtggaggaaacacagcttcaaacatcacaaacacacacaaacagactgttttcactgcaacaacCACTGAGTTCACCAGAATTCAAACAACTGCTTCTAATGTCACtgagaagaaagatgagagcTGACTCAGCAGAGGATGTGACGAGGATTTGGGATCACAGTCCACACCGACACCAGACTGTGGCTGTAGGTAGCTTACCTTAACTATCCCGCCTTGTTCCAGGTGAACATCATCCTGCCCCTGCAGCCGCAGTGTCACGCTGTCCAAAAAGCTCACATCTCTACGACGACGTTCCCGGAAGTTTGCCACCACGGTGAGGTTTTCGATTGGCGAACCTGTCAGCAGGGTGTACCCACACCGATCCTCCACAGTCTTCAGTTGGTCGTTAAAGTCAATGACAGCGGGGCCGGTCACAGTGCAGATGGGGTAAAAtttgcagctgatggaggcggagagggacagaaacaacaaacaccatcagcagctgctgctgagggccgCGGCCACCAGGGGgccctcaaacaaacaaactacaggagTGAAGTcttctgttcatgttcatgtcataaTTGAGGCATTTATCTCCTGAATATTTGattgtcatgttttcaggtcTGGCTCACATGTCAGCCAACAGCAGTTACAgatatcagcctcactgttctCTCATCTCTTTGCTCCTATCAGAGCTGCATTTGAGCTGCGTTGAGTTCCTGCTGATGCAAAcccaacatttcctgctgctgctgcttcacattaaaagcttccTGCAGTCAAATCTGTTGCTCTCAGTGACGCGTCCCTGAATAAAGATTCCTCATCAAGTTCCTGTATCATCACAGCTCCTTCTCGTCAACATGAAGCACACATACTTACGtgttgttgccatgacaacgtTGCAGGGGGGGGCATCCATCAGTCTGAATGGTTGCCACACTATCACAGTATTCAGTGGAGCAGGTGTCTGGGTCAGAACTGATCTCATCATCATAGAAATACAAAACACCTGTGAAGTGAAGAATCAGGTTCAAATGTCAAAGTTCACTTTATAGTTTACAAACTGTCCAATAACAAGAGACAGCAACATCTTAATACTACAGTTCAGTTTTGAAGGGTAGATTTATGTAGATTTATGGATCCAGTGGATTTCCCAACCTGACTGTCTGCATGCGCTGATGTCTCTGTAGATCGGGGTTGTGTTTGTCAAACTCACTGAATCTACAGAATCACCGTTGGCCACAAATTCAATCTCCtagacagcaacaaacacaaccaaTGTTAggatcacagagcagagatcatGATTTCAGACATGATTAAAAGAAACTAAACTCAGTAGAAAAATGACTCTGTCTTGTCCGCTTGTTCAACTAAACATGACGTGTTGCCTTATTTTTGTTCAACTGATGGTAAAAAGTAACTGTGTCCAGATTTCTTCAAGTATTTGTCgtttgatgtttgtctttatttagatAGCCAACAGTAGAAAAGAGGGAGGGTCGCTATGCAACAAAGGTCCTGGACTGGACTCATACTGGGGGTGTTGGGATCACATGGTTGCATGACGCTGTGGGTGATGGGGGAGCAGTGTGCATTGGTTTCTCCAAGTGTCTTTCTTGATATCGCCACTAGgagtcagaaatgttcaaatcctACACACATCAGCTTGAACATGGaattcacttcacacacactcacacacacactcacacacacacacacacacacaggtgacaaattaaaaagaaaacctgaatTAACGAGTGGAgaaacataatgaatgcagatgcttctGCACAggttcactgcatggtgcaatCAAACAATGAACATCCAATCATGTTCAGTCTCGTTGACTCTGATTTTGAATCAAGACGGCAAAAGGATCTAAGTGACTTTGAAAGAGGGTTCATTGTCGGGGGGCTGATGGCAGGAGCTCAACTGACCGCTGTTTCAACAGGCTGGGAACATTTAATGAGCGTGACGCTCGTGCGTTAGTGTTTTTTATctgtcaggaaaaacagaagatcatctcctcctcagacaaCTGAGAATGATAAAACATTTCTATCCTGATGGGAGTGGTCTCTTCCAGGATGACAGTGCCTCCATCCATCGGGTACGAGGACTCACTGAATGTTCTGATgagcatgaaaatgatgtgaatcatgtgccgtggccttcacagtcaacgatcaaaacaccaaatgagggaatatcttttggaagaatggTGTTCATCCCTCCTGTAGAGTTCCAGAGACTTGTAAAATCAATGGCAACAGCTCACAAAGACACTTTATGttggtttttcctttcatttgacaCTTCATACTCACATGTGGACCCGGGTCTTCTGTTTCTAATTTCACAGCTGCTTGTGAGCCAAAGCTGCTTATTGTCAGAGAAAACTGTAAAGAGCCAACAGAGGAGTTACTGTCAGTATTAGGAAATTTACTCCAAGAGATTTCAGAAAAGTTCTTGATAATTTGTTCTTTTGAGTGTTTAAACAGTTAAATTTCTATTTATTGAGTCATGACAGTGAACAACACTCACAGGAAGTGAACTGATATTCCCACTCAACTCCACTGAGCATAGCAGTGGGCTGGAAATATTCAAATTCTGATGGTAATGTGTTTCATTGTCAACCACTGCATTGTAGGAAAATGTCTCATTATCGAGTGCAGGCCCAACAATACAGTCCATACTCATGTTGAAACAGGCTTTGAATCCATCATCCGAGGCGTTCACCTGTTAAAGAGACACAACGAGTGAATTCACAAAAGAACTTTTCTACAAAGAGCTCTGGCCAACTTCACTTCACTCAGTGAGTTGTGGAGGTTTCAGTCAGAGCTCTCACTCTTCTGGATGTTACATCAGTTGATGTTCAGACATTCAGTGTCACTGCACTGGACATTAATGAGACACTAGATGGACAAAGACAGATATTCTCAAGCATCAGGCTCCTTCCTACTTACATACAGCGTTGTGAACTGCTCTCCATAATATGAGATGGGACAAGAGGAGATGTCTAATGTTGCAGAACcaacaaactgctgctcagcACCTGAAGACGATGGAGACACATGAGACGTCAGAACTAGAGTCTGTGAGCTGGTTGGACAACAGGGAAGGATTCAGATGTTGACTTCATGAAGGAataaaacagagtttgtttatCAGTCAATCAAAACTTTTCATATCACATCATGAGGTCCCACTTCTTCTTAGAAACAAAGAGGTGTCAGGAACATCTCTCCATATTTGGCAGATTATCAGCACTTAAAGTTTCTGACTGACTTCAagtctttctgctctttgtcctcagACTGTTTGCTAATTTATTATGTTGCTTCTACTGAAGTCCCTCAACTCGTCTTGTGGGTGGAGTTTCAACATGGCTGCCTCGGGCGTGTGTGCTTACCAGGCAGCAGCccaatgagagcagacaggaggagcagggggcgGAGCATGTTGGAGGAGGCCAATCAGCTGGCAGAGAGCTGGAAGACACACAGTTGGACAGAAAGTCACAGCCACATTCAAAGTTCAAGTCTTTtcctgacaaacaggaaataaagtccATGAGCAGGATTCATACTGTACAAATGTGGATTTCCATGACACTTCCATGACTTCTCCAGGTTTTTCCATGACCGCACAAACCCTGCATGTCTGTGATTGGTCTAAATGTTGCAGTATTCAGTCGctgtgaaagacattttttcacagcagaacacTGACGTCACATCTGAGCTCATTCTCCAGGCTGAAAATTACTATTTTTTCATCATCCATTAATCTGCAACTTTATTTCtcaattcattgtttggtttataaaatgtgagaaaactgtgaaaagatTTTAGCTCAGTTTCCCAAAGTCCAACAATAAAGCTCATTGAAGTCTTCAAATTACCTTTAAAAACCCTTTCATCCAAATATTTCTCCAGTTTAGCAGCAACAAATAATTCATATCAATGATGAGAATAAGCTCTTACTCAGACTTGTTGAATGGAGAAGCACAAAAAATGACCTCTTATGATCTAAATGTATCTGAGATCCCTTTTTGTACCTTGAATTAAAAAGTGTTCATACCCAGCTGGCGTGTTTTTGCACACCTCCATTTAAATTTGTAACTCTGATGGAGGCTCAGAATCCTGAAACAATG
It encodes the following:
- the LOC121626997 gene encoding alpha-tectorin-like, whose protein sequence is MLRPLLLLSALIGLLPGAEQQFVGSATLDISSCPISYYGEQFTTLYVNASDDGFKACFNMSMDCIEIEFVANGDSVDSVSLTNTTPIYRDISACRQSGVLYFYDDEISSDPDTCSTEYCDSVATIQTDGCPPLQRCHGNNTCKFYPICTVTGPAVIDFNDQLKTVEDRCGYTLLTGSPIENLTVVANFRERRRRDVSFLDSVTLRLQGQDDVHLEQGGIVKEGNTTLTINGLAILGNSVLIFVNPTGVTVYVWHSESITLVFFDGNTALIFYTGPAELDPELGGLCANSSTSVSDERLPEDIGSSCEVQYNDTADSSINCTMMTERCNLLLEEPFTACHNHTDPESYVNACIDTLCKYPAVDGLNCQFQEAYARDCSLLSINILDSWRSTAGCSPPQSFCQGRICSDHEFCAETISGGIGCFCRAIFAFPYRPNDALGHPTVCEENSASVTLVGCLLEEKGIDYTMLHLNDPTCTGQIDELDHMVTFSYNGSNTCGTEVMANNSQLIYMNSIVGNNSVSDNITRQDQVYIDFSCVFTQPDVNTVTFRIKDSSVIEKITSGTWNYTLTMKAYTDAGRTQAVDSNTEVQLNQLIWVQLETDGLDDGLVALVTDSCWATDQAESLRYNLIVDGCANPDDQTVNVVGNGAGTSNYFFFNMFQFSRSSSEVSVHCKVNLCGNLNQTCTPNCNGASRRRRSAKLKYEDEAPAFISMTWTH